One window of the Gemmatimonadota bacterium genome contains the following:
- a CDS encoding DNA polymerase III subunit alpha encodes MPSFVHLHNHTHYSLLDGASRIEDLASAAKAFGMPAVAMTDHGNMFGAVEFYKTVKDAGLQPIIGCELYLAPGSRKERRPVRNGERADQTTHFVVLAQNAAGYRNLMKLTSAGYLEGFYYKPRVDMELLEKHSEGLIALSACAKGPLANLVVDGQVDQARTKCGQLKELFGSNFYLEIQDHGLEFDKPINNAMIDFSREFDLPIVATNDAHYLRRDDAPAQDVLVCIQTGKELNDPKRLRFATDSLYFKNADEMGQLFGHVPGALGNTVSIAESIDFELEMGTFKFPHFPLPEGYDSPDAYLRKLSFDGMAARYETVTPELKARLEYELGVISQMGYPSYFLIVEDIARFAAEQGIPLMTRGSGLGCMVAYVLGITNIDPISYGLLFERFLNPERVSMPDIDIDLADRERDKVINYVVEKYGKNSVAQIITFGTMGAKAAIRDVGRVLGMSYGDVDRVAKLIPTELKITLDRAIDQVPELRQMAEGGGTESQLIQYAKTLEGLARHASVHAAGVVITPGELTDYVPLYKPSNKDTIVTQYPGELMEDIGLPKMDFLGLQNLSVIQDALAMIKETTGDVIELDDILLDDPKTLELFRRGETTGIFQFHSGWLHEFLRRLHPDGVDDLIAMNALCRPGPLNGGVVDDYIDRKHGRKEVTYHHAVMETALQETYGLIVYQEQAMQIARDMAGYTLGRADFLRKAMAKKQPEVMAEERRNFVDGAVENGIEKSIAEEVFGLIEYFGGYAFNKSHSAGYAVLAFQEAYLKVHYPVPFMAALLSNTMSNTEEIVVLINECRKMGIEVRPPDVNRSDKTFAVEGNSIRFGLCAIKNVGQSAVDSIVEARKEHGSFEDVFGLCEHIDLRLVNKRVLESLIQAGACDSLEGHRAQLMEVLDTVIEGAQTRQNDREKGQTSLFELDATGSGAGLEIHKPVLPIVARWQASQELGLEKELLGFYVTGHPLKEYEEDIRAFTTAEMRRLDHVNGRQDSVVVGGIVTEIKPIVDRNGKTMAFITLEDFSGSGEVLVFSEPYALHRELVTIDALILVHGHISKKEEDNKIIASEIISLTDARDKLARSVVVTMEHEQVADENLASLKNVLATYPGSCDVVLEVATANHGEVGVKAGGDFRVRPSDELLKTLRESIDAKRIRLAGGSAQSGASGWKSVEMNGRKRNGGSRWNGNGK; translated from the coding sequence GTGCCCTCGTTCGTACACCTGCACAACCATACCCACTACAGCCTGCTCGACGGCGCCAGCCGAATCGAGGATCTTGCCTCTGCCGCCAAAGCCTTTGGCATGCCCGCCGTGGCCATGACCGATCACGGAAACATGTTCGGCGCCGTCGAATTTTACAAGACGGTGAAGGACGCGGGACTCCAACCGATTATCGGCTGTGAATTGTACCTGGCGCCGGGCAGCCGGAAGGAAAGACGTCCGGTAAGAAACGGCGAAAGGGCCGACCAGACGACCCACTTCGTCGTGCTCGCGCAGAATGCGGCGGGCTACCGGAACCTGATGAAGCTCACCTCCGCCGGGTATCTCGAGGGATTCTACTATAAGCCGCGCGTGGACATGGAGTTGCTGGAAAAGCACAGCGAGGGGTTGATCGCCCTTTCCGCCTGCGCCAAGGGACCGCTGGCCAACCTGGTGGTCGATGGCCAGGTAGACCAGGCTAGAACGAAGTGCGGTCAGCTCAAGGAGCTGTTCGGATCCAACTTCTACCTGGAGATACAGGATCACGGGCTGGAATTCGACAAGCCCATCAACAACGCGATGATCGACTTCTCCCGGGAGTTCGACCTCCCCATCGTCGCGACCAACGACGCCCATTATCTCAGGCGCGACGACGCGCCGGCCCAGGACGTGCTGGTATGCATTCAGACCGGGAAGGAGTTGAACGACCCCAAGCGGCTCAGGTTCGCCACCGATTCGCTCTACTTCAAAAATGCGGACGAAATGGGCCAGTTGTTCGGCCATGTCCCGGGCGCCCTGGGGAACACGGTATCGATCGCCGAGTCGATCGATTTCGAACTGGAAATGGGCACGTTCAAGTTCCCTCATTTCCCCCTTCCCGAGGGATATGACAGCCCGGACGCCTACCTGCGCAAGCTGTCTTTCGACGGCATGGCGGCTCGTTACGAGACCGTTACCCCGGAACTGAAGGCGCGGCTCGAATACGAACTGGGCGTCATCAGCCAGATGGGCTATCCGAGTTACTTCCTCATCGTCGAAGATATCGCCCGGTTCGCCGCGGAGCAGGGCATCCCGCTTATGACGCGGGGGTCCGGCCTGGGATGCATGGTGGCGTACGTGCTGGGCATTACGAACATCGACCCCATCAGTTACGGGCTGCTTTTCGAACGCTTCCTGAATCCCGAGCGCGTCAGCATGCCCGACATCGACATCGATCTCGCGGACCGCGAACGCGACAAGGTCATCAACTACGTGGTGGAGAAATACGGTAAGAACAGCGTGGCCCAGATCATCACCTTCGGGACCATGGGGGCGAAGGCGGCGATCCGCGACGTGGGGCGCGTCCTCGGCATGAGCTACGGCGACGTGGACCGCGTGGCCAAGCTGATCCCCACTGAATTGAAGATCACCCTCGACCGGGCTATCGACCAGGTCCCGGAACTCCGGCAGATGGCCGAAGGCGGCGGCACGGAAAGCCAACTGATCCAGTACGCGAAGACCCTGGAGGGGCTCGCCCGCCACGCCTCCGTGCACGCGGCGGGCGTGGTGATCACGCCGGGCGAGCTGACCGACTACGTGCCGCTGTACAAGCCCAGCAACAAGGATACGATCGTCACCCAGTATCCCGGCGAGCTCATGGAGGACATCGGCCTGCCGAAGATGGACTTCCTGGGATTGCAGAACCTGTCGGTCATCCAGGACGCCCTCGCGATGATCAAGGAGACGACAGGTGACGTAATCGAACTGGATGACATTCTCCTGGATGATCCGAAGACCCTGGAACTGTTCCGCAGGGGCGAGACCACGGGGATCTTCCAGTTCCACAGCGGCTGGCTGCACGAATTCCTTCGGCGCCTGCATCCGGACGGCGTCGACGACCTGATCGCAATGAACGCGCTCTGCCGGCCCGGCCCCCTGAACGGCGGGGTGGTGGACGACTACATCGACCGCAAGCACGGACGCAAGGAGGTCACCTATCATCACGCCGTGATGGAGACGGCCCTGCAGGAGACCTACGGCCTTATCGTCTACCAGGAGCAGGCCATGCAGATCGCCCGGGACATGGCGGGCTACACCCTGGGCCGCGCCGATTTCCTCCGGAAGGCCATGGCCAAGAAACAACCCGAAGTCATGGCCGAAGAACGGCGGAATTTCGTCGACGGCGCCGTTGAGAACGGCATAGAGAAAAGTATCGCGGAAGAAGTATTCGGCCTGATCGAGTATTTCGGGGGTTACGCCTTCAACAAGAGCCATTCGGCGGGCTATGCCGTACTCGCTTTCCAGGAGGCCTACCTGAAGGTACACTATCCGGTGCCTTTCATGGCCGCGCTGTTGTCGAACACCATGTCCAACACCGAAGAAATCGTCGTGCTGATCAACGAATGCAGGAAAATGGGCATCGAGGTGCGGCCGCCCGACGTCAACAGAAGCGACAAGACCTTCGCCGTGGAAGGGAATTCCATCCGGTTCGGACTCTGCGCGATAAAGAACGTGGGGCAGTCCGCGGTGGATTCCATAGTCGAAGCGAGGAAGGAACATGGATCCTTCGAAGATGTGTTCGGGCTCTGCGAGCACATCGATCTGCGGCTGGTCAACAAGCGGGTGCTCGAAAGCCTGATACAGGCCGGCGCCTGCGACAGCCTCGAGGGACACCGGGCGCAACTCATGGAAGTGCTCGACACGGTCATAGAGGGCGCGCAGACCCGTCAGAACGACCGGGAAAAGGGACAGACCTCTCTTTTTGAGCTCGACGCGACGGGATCGGGCGCCGGGCTGGAAATACACAAGCCCGTGTTGCCGATCGTCGCCCGGTGGCAGGCAAGCCAGGAACTGGGCCTCGAGAAGGAACTGCTCGGGTTTTATGTGACGGGGCATCCACTGAAGGAGTACGAGGAAGACATCCGGGCATTCACGACGGCGGAAATGCGCCGCCTCGATCACGTCAACGGCCGGCAGGACAGCGTCGTGGTCGGCGGCATCGTGACCGAGATCAAGCCCATCGTGGACCGGAACGGCAAGACCATGGCCTTCATCACGCTCGAAGACTTCTCCGGATCGGGCGAGGTGCTCGTCTTTTCGGAACCGTACGCCCTCCATCGGGAACTGGTGACCATCGACGCGTTGATCCTCGTGCACGGACACATATCGAAGAAAGAAGAGGATAACAAGATCATTGCTTCCGAGATTATATCACTGACGGATGCCCGTGATAAACTGGCGCGGTCCGTCGTGGTGACCATGGAGCACGAACAGGTCGCGGATGAAAATCTCGCATCGCTCAAGAACGTGCTGGCCACCTACCCGGGAAGCTGCGACGTGGTGCTTGAAGTGGCGACGGCCAATCACGGCGAGGTCGGCGTCAAGGCGGGAGGTGATTTCCGGGTCAGGCCCTCGGACGAGTTGCTGAAGACGCTGCGGGAATCGATCGACGCGAAGCGCATACGATTGGCCGGCGGCTCTGCGCAAAGCGGCGCCAGCGGGTGGAAGTCCGTGGAGATGAACGGCCGGAAACGGAACGGTGGAAGCCGCTGGAACGGGAACG